A single Bacillota bacterium DNA region contains:
- a CDS encoding helix-turn-helix transcriptional regulator has translation MEEYTGIPDQTLSGQENGRAAPPRDKLASLCKLYSVSAGRFLNVRYRRDGGYCSPRCTRRGMSPVATSRSST, from the coding sequence GTGGAGGAGTACACCGGCATACCCGACCAGACCCTGAGCGGCCAGGAGAACGGACGCGCAGCCCCTCCGCGGGACAAGCTGGCGAGCCTCTGCAAGCTTTACAGCGTGTCCGCGGGCCGCTTCCTCAACGTCCGCTACAGGAGGGACGGAGGATACTGTTCGCCGCGATGCACGAGGCGGGGCATGTCGCCTGTGGCCACTTCGAGGAGTTCGACCTAA
- a CDS encoding GGDEF domain-containing protein — MERNGSTEGLWYALGRLRIGLGAGLTLLALVSLPHRNPLLILLFGLFAAGFVGTNAAGLVCRPERERLVELASMAFGVGAISCLVVATGGADGPLLCLFLVAVFTHGFRPGPRAAYLSAALNSLVLAVICVASLRDGFSTARVLGPLVVAGLMWLEARAVAVVVRHITVQRDELMQLAQRDLLTGLLNRRSLYELVGHLVGEGREFALVLVDLDGFKAANDERGHLFGDEVLKRVAEAMRRSVRRGDAVARYGGDEFAVVVPGGREDGEHVMRRLEEAVERVSREMEIDTGLSGGVSAWPADGATLEELLQVADRRLYRAKEVKGRVRPGLEAIG; from the coding sequence ATGGAGCGAAACGGTTCGACGGAGGGTCTATGGTACGCCCTGGGGCGCCTGAGGATCGGCCTGGGGGCGGGTTTGACCCTGCTTGCCCTGGTGTCCCTCCCGCACCGCAACCCGTTGCTTATCTTGCTATTCGGCTTGTTCGCAGCGGGGTTCGTTGGAACTAACGCTGCCGGGCTTGTGTGCCGCCCGGAGCGCGAAAGACTGGTGGAACTCGCCTCAATGGCGTTCGGGGTTGGGGCGATAAGCTGCCTTGTGGTGGCCACCGGTGGTGCTGATGGGCCGCTACTGTGCCTGTTCCTGGTTGCGGTGTTCACGCACGGGTTCAGGCCGGGACCGCGGGCAGCCTACCTGTCCGCGGCGCTTAATTCTTTGGTGCTGGCGGTCATCTGCGTGGCTTCTCTGAGGGATGGTTTTTCCACCGCGCGCGTGCTGGGACCTCTTGTGGTTGCCGGGCTTATGTGGCTTGAGGCGCGTGCCGTGGCTGTGGTGGTGAGGCACATAACGGTGCAGCGGGATGAGCTCATGCAGCTGGCCCAGCGGGACCTGCTGACTGGGCTGCTCAACCGGCGGTCGCTGTACGAGCTGGTGGGGCATCTGGTCGGGGAGGGAAGAGAGTTTGCCCTGGTCCTGGTTGACCTGGACGGGTTCAAGGCGGCAAACGATGAGCGTGGCCACCTGTTTGGGGACGAGGTGCTGAAGCGCGTGGCGGAGGCCATGCGGCGTTCGGTGCGCCGGGGAGATGCGGTGGCCAGGTATGGCGGGGATGAATTCGCCGTGGTGGTACCGGGCGGCCGGGAAGATGGTGAGCATGTCATGCGGCGGCTTGAGGAGGCGGTGGAGAGGGTGAGCCGGGAGATGGAGATTGACACCGGGCTGTCGGGCGGGGTCTCCGCGTGGCCTGCGGACGGTGCCACGCTCGAGGAGCTTCTGCAGGTGGCCGACCGGAGGCTTTACCGCGCGAAGGAGGTGAAGGGCCGGGTGCGCCCGGGTCTGGAGGCCATCGGGTGA
- a CDS encoding HD domain-containing phosphohydrolase: MSRALGLSVIVAYPDGRPLTEPSNPCAFCAILEGNPEARARCAASRAASAMAAASAGEEVLHRCHAGLAYLAVPLRVAGETVAVALGGNVAVRPLADDAVARLARETGVDPEELLEAVGTVPIWTEERFRIAMAVVQKVTETVAQLLYAKLELGRKTDELAVLFEFGKVVSGSLDVGEVARRALQAVLGLTGATSGSVVMLSEALEVSAAEVAATVEASDEFRVIPSGEVVAAVERGAGAVHFNSCPGGATPEERRPAVALPLMVGGRVTGVLTVAGRPEGAGFVQDEAAFLTTLGSSLGLALENARLFRKLELRAAMLERLIEVGRAVSGSLDVDAVVESALGSVRDVLGAEWCALRLLDEETGELVLKGSLGMGQELQAKAGRVRPEGTVLGKVLETGEPVVVEDLAEGGPGMHLPYYSAEVRAAAVVPVRAGGKVLGTLKVYSPVPRRWTEEEVGYMGIVSSQTGLALENARLYSSLREYYLSAVHALAAALEAKDVYTRGHSLRVARWARACARVLGLTTEEQEQVYLAGLLHDLGKIGVREGILLRPGRLDEEQRKEMQGHPVVGARILGPARFPAAVIEAVRHHHEDYGGGGYPAGLAGEDIPLLARIIRVADAYDAMTSARPYRKARAAQWAREELRRCAGRQFDPCVVKAFLGIPAEEMEEIATAGGGGLIALLGEILFSLRQCG, from the coding sequence ATGAGCCGGGCGCTGGGGCTATCGGTTATCGTCGCGTATCCGGACGGTCGTCCGTTGACCGAGCCGTCCAACCCGTGTGCTTTCTGCGCCATACTCGAAGGCAATCCGGAAGCGCGGGCCAGGTGCGCAGCTTCGCGTGCAGCCTCTGCGATGGCTGCTGCTTCTGCGGGGGAGGAGGTCCTTCACCGCTGCCATGCCGGGCTGGCGTATCTGGCGGTTCCCCTGCGGGTGGCCGGAGAAACGGTGGCGGTAGCGCTGGGTGGCAACGTGGCCGTGCGGCCGCTGGCGGACGACGCGGTGGCGCGGCTCGCCCGGGAAACGGGCGTTGATCCGGAAGAGCTCCTTGAGGCGGTCGGGACGGTGCCGATCTGGACGGAAGAGCGGTTTAGAATCGCCATGGCGGTGGTGCAGAAGGTGACGGAGACGGTGGCTCAGCTGCTCTACGCCAAACTGGAGCTGGGCAGGAAAACCGATGAGCTCGCCGTCCTGTTCGAGTTCGGCAAGGTGGTCTCGGGCAGCCTCGACGTGGGAGAAGTGGCCCGGCGCGCGCTGCAGGCGGTGCTTGGGCTGACCGGCGCCACCAGTGGGTCGGTGGTCATGCTTTCTGAGGCGCTGGAGGTCTCGGCCGCCGAAGTGGCGGCTACCGTGGAGGCCTCTGACGAGTTCCGCGTAATACCGTCGGGCGAAGTGGTTGCCGCCGTCGAGCGAGGTGCCGGCGCCGTTCACTTCAACAGCTGTCCCGGAGGCGCCACGCCCGAAGAAAGGCGGCCGGCGGTAGCCTTACCCCTGATGGTCGGGGGCAGGGTGACGGGCGTGCTGACCGTGGCGGGCAGGCCGGAAGGGGCGGGCTTTGTCCAAGACGAGGCCGCTTTCCTGACCACGCTGGGCTCAAGCCTTGGTCTGGCGCTCGAGAACGCCAGGCTTTTCCGCAAGCTTGAGCTCAGGGCGGCCATGCTGGAGCGGTTGATCGAAGTGGGGCGGGCGGTGTCGGGCAGCCTGGACGTAGACGCGGTGGTGGAGTCAGCTTTAGGGAGCGTCAGGGATGTGTTGGGGGCGGAGTGGTGTGCCCTGCGGCTGCTCGATGAGGAGACGGGCGAGCTGGTCTTAAAGGGGAGCCTGGGCATGGGCCAGGAGCTTCAGGCGAAGGCGGGCCGCGTCCGGCCGGAGGGCACCGTGCTGGGGAAGGTGCTGGAGACGGGAGAGCCCGTGGTCGTGGAAGACCTGGCCGAGGGCGGGCCAGGCATGCATCTACCCTACTACTCGGCCGAGGTGCGTGCGGCGGCCGTGGTGCCGGTACGGGCCGGTGGAAAGGTTCTGGGGACGTTGAAGGTTTATTCTCCCGTACCGCGGCGCTGGACCGAGGAAGAAGTCGGGTATATGGGGATCGTCTCAAGCCAGACGGGGCTCGCGCTGGAGAACGCCCGCCTGTACTCGTCGCTGCGGGAATACTATCTGAGTGCGGTACACGCGCTGGCAGCTGCCCTGGAGGCCAAGGATGTTTACACGCGGGGCCATTCTTTGCGCGTGGCGCGGTGGGCGCGGGCGTGCGCCCGCGTGCTGGGGCTTACTACCGAAGAGCAGGAGCAGGTGTACCTGGCCGGGCTCCTGCACGACCTGGGCAAGATCGGCGTGCGGGAGGGCATTCTGCTCAGGCCGGGGCGTCTCGACGAGGAACAAAGGAAGGAGATGCAGGGGCACCCGGTGGTTGGGGCGAGGATCCTGGGGCCGGCCAGGTTTCCGGCTGCGGTGATTGAGGCCGTGCGACACCACCACGAAGACTACGGTGGCGGCGGTTACCCCGCGGGCCTGGCGGGGGAGGATATCCCGCTTTTGGCCCGGATCATCCGGGTGGCGGATGCTTACGATGCCATGACGTCTGCAAGGCCGTACCGAAAAGCTCGCGCTGCCCAGTGGGCCCGGGAGGAACTGAGGCGGTGTGCCGGTCGTCAGTTCGACCCGTGCGTGGTTAAGGCCTTCCTGGGAATTCCGGCGGAGGAAATGGAAGAAATTGCCACCGCGGGGGGGGGGGGGCTGATAGCTTTGCTCGGCGAGATACTTTTCTCGCTAAGGCAGTGCGGTTGA